In Desulfitobacterium chlororespirans DSM 11544, one DNA window encodes the following:
- the modA gene encoding molybdate ABC transporter substrate-binding protein yields the protein MFNNKKWLATLLALGMALTLLAGCGSGPAASPAPAEKPPEKPAESLSGKSLFVYCGAGMTKPFGEIAEAFKAESGAEVEVVYANAAQIQTQIKTTQEGDLFIAGSVEELNPVKDVVAGSKELVKHVPVLAVKSGNPLKITGLKDLTKKDVEVVLGDAEATPIGKIANKALTDLGVLAEVNVIARTATAPEMITALSVDQCDAIIVWKENVSGSGIEIVNTTDLDAQIKKIPAATLSFSKNTETTAALLKFFDTDQAKSIWEKYGYEVVK from the coding sequence ATGTTTAATAACAAAAAATGGTTAGCAACACTATTGGCCCTGGGTATGGCGCTTACCCTTCTGGCAGGCTGCGGCAGCGGGCCGGCAGCATCACCTGCACCAGCGGAAAAACCGCCGGAAAAGCCGGCGGAATCCTTGAGCGGGAAATCCCTTTTCGTATACTGCGGGGCGGGCATGACCAAACCTTTTGGCGAAATTGCCGAAGCCTTCAAAGCGGAGAGCGGGGCCGAAGTGGAAGTGGTTTACGCTAATGCTGCCCAAATCCAGACCCAAATCAAAACAACTCAGGAAGGGGATCTGTTTATAGCCGGTTCCGTTGAAGAGCTTAATCCTGTCAAGGATGTTGTGGCCGGCAGCAAAGAGCTTGTCAAGCATGTTCCCGTCCTGGCCGTAAAAAGCGGCAACCCGTTGAAGATCACCGGACTGAAGGATCTGACGAAGAAAGATGTGGAAGTTGTCCTGGGGGATGCGGAGGCTACGCCAATCGGCAAAATCGCCAATAAAGCTCTCACTGATTTAGGAGTGCTGGCAGAGGTCAATGTCATTGCCAGAACGGCTACTGCACCGGAAATGATCACAGCCTTATCTGTCGATCAATGCGATGCCATTATCGTCTGGAAAGAAAATGTCAGCGGGTCCGGGATCGAGATCGTCAATACGACGGATTTGGACGCCCAGATCAAAAAGATTCCGGCAGCCACTTTGAGCTTCAGTAAGAATACGGAAACAACCGCAGCCCTATTGAAATTCTTTGATACAGATCAAGCCAAAAGTATCTGGGAAAAATACGGATATGAAGTGGTAAAGTAA
- a CDS encoding ABC transporter permease yields MKKKLSPYSLFDVFTAVVTLIVVAFISAAILSILIKGFPYLGEAFFSEEVRFAVKLSLYTASISTFVCFVLAVPTAYSLTRGTFPFKKIAQIIIELPLSMPYLVLGLCLLLIFSSEFGKALRDMGFRVVFDKNGIIMAQTIVNLPYMIRLIKTAFAEVDERLEIIAGMLGASRWKRFLTITLPLARNAVISAVILVWSRGLGEFGATLMVVGATRMKTETLPASIYLNMATGDIGAAMASAIIILLISFVSLFATSRLEGKNLQASRMKDVYWQ; encoded by the coding sequence ATGAAAAAGAAGCTTTCGCCGTATAGCCTGTTCGATGTTTTTACCGCTGTTGTGACGCTGATCGTCGTTGCCTTTATTTCTGCGGCAATCTTGTCTATACTTATTAAAGGCTTCCCGTACCTTGGGGAAGCCTTTTTCTCAGAAGAAGTGAGGTTTGCGGTGAAATTGAGCCTGTATACAGCCAGTATCTCAACCTTTGTTTGCTTTGTGCTTGCTGTGCCCACCGCCTATTCACTGACGAGGGGAACATTCCCCTTTAAGAAAATAGCTCAGATTATTATTGAACTGCCTTTATCCATGCCCTATTTGGTCTTGGGTTTGTGTCTGCTGCTCATCTTCTCCTCGGAATTCGGCAAAGCATTGAGAGATATGGGCTTTAGGGTGGTATTTGATAAAAACGGGATTATTATGGCTCAGACCATCGTCAATCTGCCCTATATGATCCGTTTGATCAAGACAGCCTTTGCAGAAGTGGATGAACGGCTGGAGATCATTGCCGGAATGCTGGGTGCTTCCCGCTGGAAAAGGTTTTTGACGATCACCTTACCCCTGGCCCGCAATGCGGTGATATCCGCGGTGATTCTGGTCTGGTCCAGGGGCCTCGGCGAATTCGGCGCCACATTAATGGTCGTCGGCGCTACCAGAATGAAAACGGAAACCCTGCCGGCCAGCATTTATCTGAATATGGCCACAGGGGATATAGGAGCGGCCATGGCTTCCGCGATCATCATCCTGCTCATTTCTTTTGTATCGCTTTTTGCAACAAGCCGTTTAGAGGGGAAAAATCTTCAGGCAAGCCGGATGAAGGACGTGTATTGGCAGTGA
- a CDS encoding ATP-binding cassette domain-containing protein translates to MAVNPLVEIRDYSLRLGKFKLQPINLMINEGEIFGVLGKTGSGKTVLLESIAGFYRGCSGQIWIQGQDIAEVPLEKRGIGFVYQDFGLFPHMTVADNIGYGLRMQRKEKQTIKDEVNRMAEILAISPILKQYPGTLSGGERQRTAIARALVLNPRILLLDEPFSSLDPATKETMYRQVKEIHQLFGCTILFVTHDFKEAQTMADRIGIMIKGELKSIRRSEELFIRDSDEEVNRFLGLSDRV, encoded by the coding sequence TTGGCAGTGAACCCACTTGTTGAAATCAGGGACTACTCCCTCCGATTAGGAAAATTTAAATTGCAGCCGATCAATCTAATGATCAATGAAGGGGAGATTTTCGGAGTTTTAGGGAAAACCGGCTCAGGAAAAACCGTGCTTCTGGAATCTATAGCAGGTTTTTACCGGGGCTGCTCCGGGCAGATATGGATTCAGGGTCAGGATATTGCCGAGGTTCCTCTGGAGAAAAGGGGCATTGGTTTCGTGTACCAGGACTTTGGCTTATTTCCTCACATGACGGTAGCCGACAATATTGGGTATGGTTTGAGAATGCAAAGGAAAGAAAAGCAAACCATCAAGGATGAGGTAAACCGGATGGCTGAGATCCTCGCCATCAGCCCGATTCTAAAACAATACCCCGGAACCTTAAGCGGCGGGGAGCGGCAGCGGACAGCCATCGCCAGGGCCCTGGTCCTCAATCCCAGAATTCTTCTGCTTGATGAACCCTTTTCTTCCCTGGACCCGGCTACCAAAGAAACCATGTACCGGCAGGTGAAGGAGATTCATCAGCTCTTTGGCTGCACCATTCTCTTTGTAACCCATGACTTTAAGGAAGCCCAGACCATGGCGGACCGGATCGGCATTATGATCAAAGGGGAATTGAAAAGTATCCGCCGCAGCGAGGAGCTTTTTATCCGGGACAGCGATGAAGAAGTCAATCGGTTTTTGGGGCTGAGCGACCGGGTGTAA
- the modD gene encoding ModD protein encodes MLYLTREEIDRWLKEDVPYIDLTSWTLGIREQQGSITYFTREEAVVCGTEEVRQIFDHLHIETDHIIPSGQQVKQGEVLITGRGRAEDLHMAWKVGQNILDHCSGIATKTRRMVDDAKSINPKVAVLTTRKGFPGTKSLTTKSIMVGGALPHRLGISETILIFKQHMNMIGGFEVLLKKLPDLKGECCEKKIIVEAGSLEQAISLCQAGVDGIQFDKLKSEELKNAVKYLRAEFPHVVALAAGGINETNVKDYAETGVDGIVTTSLFNAKPLDIGVKIEPIQIHL; translated from the coding sequence ATGCTGTACTTAACTCGTGAAGAAATAGACCGTTGGCTCAAGGAAGATGTTCCTTATATTGACCTGACCAGCTGGACCCTGGGGATCAGGGAGCAGCAGGGGAGCATCACGTATTTTACCAGGGAAGAGGCCGTGGTGTGCGGAACTGAAGAAGTCAGGCAGATTTTTGACCATTTGCATATCGAGACGGACCACATCATCCCCTCCGGTCAGCAGGTAAAGCAGGGCGAAGTTTTGATCACCGGGAGAGGAAGAGCCGAGGATCTGCATATGGCCTGGAAGGTGGGGCAAAACATTTTGGATCACTGCTCGGGAATCGCCACCAAGACACGAAGAATGGTGGATGATGCGAAAAGCATTAACCCTAAGGTAGCTGTTCTGACCACCCGCAAAGGATTTCCCGGCACCAAATCCCTGACCACCAAGTCCATCATGGTTGGCGGCGCACTGCCCCACAGATTGGGTATATCCGAAACGATTCTGATTTTCAAGCAGCATATGAACATGATCGGTGGGTTTGAGGTTTTGCTGAAAAAGCTGCCGGATCTGAAAGGGGAATGCTGTGAAAAGAAGATCATCGTGGAGGCCGGGTCTTTGGAACAAGCGATCAGCCTTTGCCAGGCCGGCGTGGACGGGATCCAGTTCGATAAACTAAAGAGCGAAGAGCTTAAAAATGCGGTGAAGTATTTGCGAGCGGAATTTCCCCACGTGGTTGCTTTGGCTGCCGGCGGCATCAATGAAACCAATGTCAAGGACTATGCGGAAACCGGGGTGGACGGCATCGTCACAACGAGCCTCTTCAATGCCAAGCCCCTGGATATCGGGGTGAAAATAGAACCGATACAGATACATTTATAA
- a CDS encoding sensor histidine kinase yields the protein MTNKSPTRPPGRIRNKMRFSIVWKLNIKLFFRLFWIFINLNICLILISAVGLFVHAEQTAGTVAEKLTQAGPPPPLEVDDWLELTPIRIEHSAAEPEGFHIPSGIQAYLPSLTAQQIRSIDLPPRGEGLGIWGRIQQVSYNVVLPMDDSFYLLSYRPVQTIRFLAAMFGIMLLIEGITLLRSIASGARVIRRTLQPIEQLAETARNLSHEGIFSPEQLKDLAGKLDDINATHLDTRISVDETQSELQSLAAAINGMLDRINESYRSQARFVSDASHELRTPISVIQGYANLLDRWGKKDEKTLQESIDAIKNETAHMKTLVEQLLFLARGDNNTMALQIESFELSALAQEILRETQMIDGGHEYSTTLTPVYIKGDKGLIKQATRILMDNAMKYTPAGKQITLSVSGQGNLARLTVQDEGIGIEPEAVPLIFDRFFRTDESRTRATGGSGLGLAIAKWITERHGGHLEVLSRLEVGTRISIVLPMVPEGEVHKG from the coding sequence ATGACCAATAAATCCCCAACCCGTCCTCCTGGCCGCATTCGTAACAAAATGCGGTTTTCCATCGTCTGGAAACTGAATATCAAGCTCTTCTTCCGGTTGTTTTGGATATTTATAAATCTGAACATCTGTCTTATTCTTATATCCGCAGTCGGGCTGTTTGTCCATGCTGAACAGACCGCAGGAACAGTTGCTGAAAAGCTGACTCAGGCAGGACCGCCGCCCCCTCTGGAGGTGGACGATTGGCTTGAGCTTACCCCAATTCGTATTGAGCATAGTGCCGCAGAACCGGAAGGATTCCATATTCCTTCCGGGATACAGGCTTACCTTCCCTCTTTGACCGCTCAGCAGATCAGGAGTATTGACCTGCCGCCCCGGGGAGAAGGTCTGGGGATTTGGGGACGAATTCAGCAGGTAAGCTATAATGTGGTCCTGCCCATGGACGACAGTTTTTATCTTCTCTCCTACCGCCCTGTGCAGACGATCAGGTTCTTAGCGGCCATGTTCGGTATTATGCTCTTGATCGAAGGAATCACCTTGCTCAGAAGCATTGCTTCCGGTGCCAGGGTCATCCGCCGTACACTCCAGCCTATTGAGCAATTGGCCGAAACTGCCCGGAATTTAAGTCATGAAGGGATTTTCTCACCGGAGCAGCTCAAGGATTTGGCGGGCAAATTGGATGATATCAATGCCACACATCTGGATACACGCATTTCCGTGGACGAAACCCAGAGTGAGCTGCAAAGCCTGGCCGCTGCTATCAACGGTATGCTGGACCGTATTAACGAATCCTACCGCTCCCAGGCGCGTTTTGTCTCCGATGCCTCCCATGAACTCAGGACCCCGATCTCCGTGATTCAAGGCTATGCCAATCTGCTGGACCGCTGGGGTAAAAAGGATGAAAAAACGCTCCAGGAATCCATCGATGCCATCAAAAATGAGACTGCCCATATGAAGACCCTGGTGGAACAGCTCTTGTTTCTCGCCCGGGGGGACAACAACACTATGGCTCTGCAAATCGAGTCCTTTGAATTATCCGCCCTTGCCCAGGAGATTCTGCGGGAAACCCAAATGATCGATGGGGGTCACGAATACTCCACCACACTTACTCCGGTTTACATCAAGGGAGATAAAGGCCTGATTAAGCAAGCCACCCGGATCCTTATGGACAATGCCATGAAATATACCCCTGCCGGAAAACAGATCACCCTATCCGTCTCCGGCCAGGGAAACTTGGCCCGCCTCACGGTTCAGGACGAAGGAATCGGCATCGAACCGGAAGCGGTTCCTTTGATTTTCGACCGGTTCTTCCGCACCGATGAGTCCCGCACCCGGGCCACCGGCGGCTCGGGCCTGGGCCTGGCCATTGCCAAGTGGATTACGGAGCGGCACGGCGGGCACCTGGAAGTTCTCAGCCGGCTGGAAGTCGGCACCCGGATCTCCATTGTTCTGCCCATGGTTCCGGAAGGAGAAGTTCACAAAGGGTAA
- a CDS encoding response regulator transcription factor, whose protein sequence is MSQTILIIEDEEKFARFVELELGYEGYTVTKAFDGRTGLELAETGRFDLILLDVMLPKLNGTEVLRRIRRTSAVPIIMLTARDSVMDKVSGLDSGANDYITKPFAIEELLARIRNALRNTAPLSSTEVLSASGLELDADRRTVTMRGKPVDLTKREFDLLHFLLKNKGIVLSRESLLENVWGFDFAGDTNAVDVYIRFLRGKIDEVFNVKFIHTVRGVGYVIKDDQ, encoded by the coding sequence TTGAGCCAAACTATCCTGATTATTGAGGATGAAGAAAAATTTGCCCGCTTTGTAGAGCTTGAGCTTGGTTATGAAGGGTATACTGTAACCAAGGCCTTTGATGGCCGAACAGGGCTTGAGCTGGCGGAAACCGGCCGGTTTGACTTAATCCTGCTTGATGTCATGCTGCCTAAATTAAACGGTACGGAGGTTCTGCGGAGAATCCGCCGGACCTCTGCCGTCCCCATCATCATGCTCACGGCCCGGGACAGTGTCATGGATAAGGTTTCCGGCCTGGACAGCGGGGCCAATGATTATATCACCAAACCCTTTGCCATCGAGGAACTGCTGGCCCGTATCCGCAACGCCCTGAGAAACACGGCCCCCCTATCCTCTACAGAGGTCCTCTCTGCTTCCGGTCTGGAGCTCGATGCCGACCGCCGTACTGTAACCATGAGGGGCAAGCCCGTTGATTTAACCAAACGGGAATTCGACCTCTTGCACTTTCTCCTGAAAAACAAAGGAATCGTCCTCTCCCGGGAATCCCTTCTGGAAAATGTCTGGGGCTTTGATTTTGCAGGAGACACCAATGCTGTGGATGTCTACATACGCTTTCTTCGCGGAAAAATTGACGAAGTGTTCAATGTTAAATTTATTCACACCGTCAGAGGAGTAGGATATGTGATTAAAGATGACCAATAA
- a CDS encoding HD domain-containing protein — translation MLSPQEAERELSIGAKLNPGPWIKHSMSVGLNAKLIADKIGILDGNQAYVMGLLHDIGRREGTKSIMHTIDGYDYMMSLNQEEIARICLTHSYPIQDVNTFFGKFDCTEEQKAFLSCFIKNAVYDDYDRLIQLCDAISLPNGACIIEKRLIDVALRHGLLGFTLDKWKAFLGLKNYFDKLCDCNIYTLLPNVIENSYDSLL, via the coding sequence ATGTTAAGTCCCCAAGAAGCAGAAAGAGAGCTGTCAATAGGTGCAAAACTAAATCCAGGCCCCTGGATAAAACACAGCATGTCAGTTGGCCTGAATGCTAAATTGATTGCAGATAAAATTGGCATATTAGATGGCAATCAAGCCTATGTTATGGGATTATTACATGATATAGGCCGCAGAGAAGGCACAAAATCAATTATGCATACGATTGACGGGTATGATTATATGATGAGTTTAAACCAAGAGGAGATTGCCAGAATATGTTTAACTCATTCATATCCAATACAAGATGTAAATACGTTTTTCGGAAAATTTGATTGCACAGAGGAACAGAAGGCTTTCTTGTCATGCTTTATAAAGAATGCGGTATATGATGATTATGACCGATTGATACAATTGTGTGACGCAATATCATTGCCAAATGGTGCTTGTATAATAGAGAAAAGGTTAATTGATGTAGCATTAAGACATGGTTTACTAGGTTTCACTCTTGATAAATGGAAGGCATTTTTAGGGTTAAAAAATTATTTTGATAAATTGTGCGATTGCAATATATACACACTATTACCTAATGTAATAGAAAACTCTTATGATAGTTTACTGTAA
- a CDS encoding Vat family streptogramin A O-acetyltransferase yields the protein MRYGPDPNAIYPNEAIKSLCYIKNVITRPNIMVGDYTYYDDDQGPEKFEDHVTHHYEFLGDKLIIGKFCAIAKGIEFVMNGANHRMSSVTTYPFNIMGNGWEIATPSLADLPFKGDTVVGNDVWIGQNVTVMPGVHIGDGAVIAANTVVAKDIPPYHIAGGNPGKLIKKRFSDDLINYLLDLKWWDWPAEKLFRNLDVLCSSDLERIRVHLQR from the coding sequence ATGCGGTATGGCCCTGATCCCAATGCCATCTATCCCAACGAAGCTATTAAAAGCCTTTGCTATATCAAAAATGTCATTACCCGTCCCAACATCATGGTGGGGGATTATACCTATTATGATGATGATCAGGGACCGGAAAAGTTCGAAGACCATGTGACACATCACTATGAGTTTTTGGGAGATAAGCTGATCATCGGGAAATTCTGTGCTATCGCCAAAGGGATAGAGTTTGTCATGAACGGGGCAAACCACCGGATGTCTTCCGTTACTACCTACCCTTTCAACATCATGGGCAACGGCTGGGAGATCGCAACCCCTTCTTTAGCGGACTTGCCCTTTAAGGGGGATACGGTGGTCGGCAATGATGTCTGGATTGGACAGAATGTTACGGTCATGCCCGGCGTACATATCGGCGACGGCGCTGTTATCGCGGCCAACACCGTCGTGGCAAAAGATATTCCCCCTTACCATATCGCCGGCGGGAATCCGGGCAAGCTCATCAAAAAGCGGTTCAGCGACGATCTGATAAACTATCTGCTGGACTTGAAATGGTGGGATTGGCCGGCTGAGAAACTATTCCGCAATCTTGATGTTCTTTGCAGCTCTGATCTGGAAAGAATCCGTGTGCATTTACAAAGATAA
- a CDS encoding rubredoxin gives MRKLACSICGYIYDEAAGDPERGIAPGTLWADVPEEWECPLCGATKSDFQEQSGAPTVAQELSDEHDEEDMRELSFGELSALCSNLAKGCEKQYRNEEAELFNQLAEYYNSRNSLAEEGSLKDLMALIEEDLNSAYPHVNGVAARAADRGALRALVWGEKVTRILNSLLNRYNKQGEALLANTHVYVCEICGFVYIGEEAPEICPVCKVPRKKITEVKRG, from the coding sequence TTGAGAAAGCTTGCATGTTCTATATGCGGGTATATCTATGATGAAGCCGCCGGCGACCCTGAGAGAGGGATTGCTCCAGGCACCCTGTGGGCGGATGTGCCTGAGGAATGGGAATGTCCCCTATGTGGTGCAACCAAATCCGACTTCCAAGAGCAAAGCGGTGCTCCAACCGTTGCCCAAGAGCTAAGTGACGAGCATGATGAGGAGGATATGCGGGAGTTATCCTTCGGTGAACTGAGTGCTTTGTGCTCAAACCTGGCCAAAGGGTGTGAAAAGCAATATCGGAATGAAGAAGCCGAGCTGTTTAACCAATTGGCAGAGTACTACAACAGCAGGAACAGCCTGGCAGAAGAAGGCAGCTTAAAGGATCTCATGGCACTTATTGAAGAGGATTTGAATTCCGCTTATCCCCATGTCAATGGTGTTGCGGCCCGGGCAGCCGATCGGGGGGCTCTCAGGGCTCTTGTCTGGGGAGAAAAAGTAACCAGAATCCTCAACTCTCTTCTCAATCGCTATAACAAACAAGGAGAGGCCTTATTGGCAAACACCCATGTCTATGTTTGTGAAATTTGTGGTTTCGTCTACATAGGTGAGGAAGCGCCTGAGATCTGTCCGGTGTGCAAAGTCCCCAGGAAAAAAATTACTGAGGTGAAAAGGGGGTAA
- the rbr gene encoding rubrerythrin — translation MPAVRNIDLCTKDCLCLYVCSTGATDTETGQIDPDKCLDGCRACVDACPSHAISFVPEVYPPQQGKSPSVKRAMLSLAASKTKQEKIAAQVAQRSGSPILRQFAEALSASNRLMAEDILREAGYLLPQSVNAQDFLQSLLDSPQGEDFPREAAARLLAKLKANQAKEQEEKKMTHYRCSICGYLHEGELTEDFKCPICKQPASVFQLVEEKGTAGNPYAGTKTEKNLLDAFAGESQARNKYTYFAAIAQREGYDQIAELFLHTARNEQEHARIWYEELGNLGKTAANLLHAAEGENYEWTDMYDRFAKDAEAEGFKDLAARFRKVGAIEKAHEERYRALLKNVEMQQVFAKGEEAMWECRICGHLVMGRKAPDVCPVCKYSQSYFEVRKENY, via the coding sequence ATGCCTGCAGTTAGAAATATTGATCTCTGTACCAAGGATTGCCTGTGTCTTTATGTTTGCTCGACAGGAGCAACCGATACAGAAACAGGTCAGATTGACCCTGACAAATGCCTGGACGGATGCCGGGCCTGCGTCGACGCCTGCCCATCCCACGCCATATCCTTTGTGCCTGAGGTATATCCTCCTCAGCAAGGAAAATCCCCTTCGGTAAAAAGAGCCATGTTATCTTTAGCGGCAAGTAAAACCAAACAGGAAAAGATCGCGGCCCAAGTGGCACAACGATCGGGCAGCCCGATTTTGCGTCAGTTTGCCGAAGCCCTAAGCGCCTCCAATCGGTTAATGGCCGAAGATATTCTGCGTGAAGCAGGGTATCTGCTGCCCCAGAGCGTCAACGCTCAGGATTTTCTTCAATCCTTGCTGGACAGCCCCCAAGGAGAGGATTTTCCCCGGGAAGCGGCGGCAAGATTATTAGCTAAACTAAAAGCCAATCAGGCAAAAGAGCAGGAGGAGAAAAAAATGACTCACTATCGTTGTTCAATTTGTGGTTACCTTCATGAAGGAGAATTAACCGAGGACTTTAAATGTCCAATCTGTAAACAACCCGCTTCCGTATTTCAACTGGTAGAAGAGAAGGGGACTGCAGGCAATCCTTACGCCGGCACCAAAACAGAGAAAAATCTTCTGGATGCCTTTGCCGGAGAAAGCCAGGCCAGAAATAAATATACTTATTTCGCCGCCATAGCCCAGAGAGAAGGATACGATCAAATTGCCGAACTCTTTTTGCATACGGCAAGAAATGAGCAGGAACATGCCCGCATCTGGTATGAAGAGCTGGGCAATCTGGGCAAGACCGCCGCAAACCTTTTGCATGCGGCTGAAGGGGAAAACTATGAATGGACGGATATGTACGATCGCTTTGCCAAGGATGCTGAAGCGGAAGGATTCAAGGATTTAGCGGCAAGATTCCGCAAAGTGGGTGCTATCGAGAAAGCCCATGAAGAAAGATACCGTGCCTTGCTGAAAAACGTGGAGATGCAGCAGGTCTTTGCCAAAGGGGAAGAAGCCATGTGGGAATGCCGCATCTGCGGACATCTTGTCATGGGCAGGAAAGCGCCTGATGTTTGCCCGGTATGCAAGTATTCCCAGAGTTATTTTGAAGTAAGGAAAGAAAACTATTAA
- a CDS encoding putative immunity protein, with translation MRKILFSRESACIQPLRSLIEKQTHKTLVLWALDCTPRFLDIFEKDFPNEKRPRELIGIAKQWAKGEVKMPVAKKAIHAAHNAATDAEGYPAAQAAARAIGHAAATIHVETHALGIVFYGLTALVYAEKPDDFDAFVTKECNWFLDRLKYWEANHDKVDMTWASFLRDENAPNKEALLRKKLKVKDQDMSVNSKPLFSMS, from the coding sequence ATGAGAAAAATACTTTTTTCCAGAGAAAGCGCTTGTATTCAGCCGCTACGCTCCCTAATAGAAAAGCAAACACACAAAACATTAGTATTATGGGCGCTTGACTGCACTCCACGTTTTTTAGATATATTTGAAAAGGATTTTCCAAATGAAAAGAGGCCACGAGAACTTATTGGGATAGCGAAACAATGGGCAAAGGGCGAAGTGAAAATGCCCGTTGCCAAAAAGGCAATTCATGCGGCCCACAATGCGGCAACAGACGCAGAGGGTTATCCGGCGGCTCAAGCCGCCGCCAGAGCAATAGGCCATGCAGCAGCAACTATCCATGTAGAAACTCATGCTTTGGGTATTGTTTTTTATGGCCTTACTGCTCTCGTGTATGCTGAAAAGCCAGATGATTTCGATGCTTTTGTGACAAAAGAATGTAATTGGTTTTTAGATCGGTTAAAGTATTGGGAAGCTAATCATGATAAGGTCGATATGACTTGGGCCTCGTTTTTAAGAGATGAAAACGCACCAAACAAAGAAGCCTTATTGAGAAAAAAGCTGAAGGTAAAAGATCAAGATATGAGCGTTAATTCAAAGCCGCTGTTTTCTATGTCTTGA
- a CDS encoding MerR family DNA-binding transcriptional regulator translates to MAQHFGISNTTVRVYEEIGLIPQPTRTKSGYRIYTNEHVAYYACIRIMLSGFSLTKIAKILTPVINKDIDTALWLANKAQADLQQEKIISQKMMENLFERIDKSQNSITQLLTVTEMSKLTGVPATTIRYWDKVGLLTAMRQTENNYRIFTIADIKKVHVIYAIKFASFASSKRYSVNIIRQQLDNFDYDNKEQIEKLAQDFYRYLDNLNRNQIKSIAALYHLCQQVEADIFEPLIGI, encoded by the coding sequence ATTGCTCAACATTTTGGAATAAGCAATACTACGGTGAGAGTATATGAAGAAATAGGGTTAATTCCTCAGCCAACTCGAACAAAGAGTGGGTATAGGATTTATACTAATGAACATGTTGCCTATTATGCTTGTATTAGAATAATGCTATCGGGGTTTTCATTAACAAAAATTGCAAAAATACTCACACCTGTAATTAACAAAGATATTGATACTGCTTTGTGGTTAGCAAACAAGGCACAGGCTGATTTGCAGCAAGAAAAAATCATATCTCAAAAAATGATGGAAAATCTCTTTGAAAGAATTGATAAATCCCAGAACAGCATTACGCAACTTTTAACTGTAACGGAAATGAGTAAATTAACAGGTGTCCCTGCAACAACAATACGATATTGGGACAAAGTAGGGTTACTAACTGCAATGCGCCAAACTGAAAATAATTACCGTATTTTCACTATTGCTGATATAAAAAAAGTTCATGTTATATATGCTATTAAGTTCGCTTCATTTGCAAGCAGCAAAAGATATTCCGTTAATATTATTAGGCAACAGCTTGATAATTTTGATTATGATAACAAGGAGCAGATCGAGAAACTTGCACAAGATTTTTATAGATATTTAGACAATCTAAACCGTAATCAAATAAAAAGCATTGCGGCTCTGTATCATTTATGCCAACAAGTTGAAGCAGATATTTTTGAACCGCTTATTGGGATATAA
- the tsaA gene encoding tRNA (N6-threonylcarbamoyladenosine(37)-N6)-methyltransferase TrmO, whose amino-acid sequence MSKELNIIARIRTDFPTKFGIPRQSGLIDDLKAAVVFEPEYRNADALRGLEGFSHIWLIWEFSAALRDTWSPTVRPPRLGGNKRMGVFATRSPFRPNPLGLSSVRLDSIEVDPELGPILHVSGADLLDQTPIFDIKPYLPYTDCHPEATGGFIEPLADHELVVDFPEQWLNRVPPQRRQALVRVLAHDPRPSYQKDPQRIYGLEFAGFEIKFTVLDKVLTVCDVKQTGTHPVS is encoded by the coding sequence ATGTCCAAAGAACTAAACATCATCGCCCGCATCCGCACGGATTTTCCGACCAAGTTCGGAATTCCCCGGCAAAGCGGCCTTATTGATGACCTTAAAGCAGCCGTCGTCTTCGAGCCGGAATACCGCAATGCCGACGCTCTGCGGGGGTTGGAAGGGTTTTCCCATATCTGGCTCATTTGGGAGTTCTCCGCCGCCCTCCGGGACACCTGGTCGCCCACAGTGCGCCCGCCGCGGCTGGGGGGGAACAAACGCATGGGTGTCTTTGCCACCCGCTCCCCCTTCCGGCCTAACCCCCTGGGACTCTCTTCCGTCCGCCTGGACAGTATTGAAGTTGATCCGGAGCTGGGGCCGATTCTCCATGTATCAGGAGCCGATCTCCTGGATCAGACTCCCATCTTCGATATTAAGCCCTACCTTCCTTATACGGACTGTCACCCGGAGGCAACAGGAGGATTCATCGAGCCTCTTGCGGACCATGAATTGGTGGTGGATTTCCCTGAACAATGGCTGAACCGCGTTCCACCGCAGCGACGCCAAGCCCTGGTAAGGGTACTGGCCCATGACCCCAGGCCCTCCTATCAAAAGGACCCCCAACGGATCTACGGTCTCGAATTCGCCGGATTCGAGATAAAGTTTACGGTGCTGGATAAGGTGCTGACCGTGTGTGACGTGAAACAAACCGGAACACATCCTGTTTCTTAA